One region of Trichosurus vulpecula isolate mTriVul1 chromosome 1, mTriVul1.pri, whole genome shotgun sequence genomic DNA includes:
- the LOC118849866 gene encoding interferon beta-like: protein MANSSILQLALLLLLSAAVPSKGFDSLRFHQRRTNHRSVSLLHEMIGKIPPECLWERMYFKIPREIVQPKQCQKENATMVIHEMLQHIFLLFSSKNASPGVDEAIIGTFLNGIYQQMVHLEMALEEEVDQADSTWGSEESILQLNNYYQGIMNYLKNKEYCSCAWKIVQKEIRRNFIFLFKWTECLKN, encoded by the coding sequence ATGGCCAACAGCAGCATCTTACAGCTGGcccttctcctgctcctctcTGCTGCTGTCCCTTCTAAAGGCTTTGACTCACTTCGCTTCCATCAAAGAAGAACCAATCACAGGAGTGTGAGTCTCCTGCATGAAATGATTGGAAAAATTCCTCCAGAATGTCTCTGGGAGAGAATGTACTTCAAGATCCCTCGGGAGATTGTACAGCCTAAGCAATGCCAAAAGGAGAATGCGACCATGGTCATCCATGAGATGCTCCAGCATATCTTCTTGCTATTCAGCAGCAAAAATGCCAGCCCTGGTGTGGATGAGGCCATCATTGGGACATTCCTCAATGGAATCTATCAGCAAATGGTGCATCTGGAAATGGCTTTGGAGGAAGAGGTGGACCAGGCCGATAGCACCTGGGGGAGTGAAGAGAGCATCTTGCAACTCAATAATTATTATCAAGGAATAATGAACTATCTGAAAAACAAAGAGTACTGCAGCTGTGCCTGGAAGATTGTCCAGAAGGAAATCAGAAGgaattttatcttccttttcaaATGGACAGAATGTCTAAAAAACTGA